DNA sequence from the Euwallacea fornicatus isolate EFF26 chromosome 2, ASM4011564v1, whole genome shotgun sequence genome:
TTCTTAGATTTTTCCTCACTTTTACGAGATTGTGCATTGCAGACCTTTTATGCGGGAAAACAAGTATTTCTCTTAATGCAGACACgtgcatttaattaaatttaaccgcACGTGTCTGCTTATGTTGTGGACTGTGCATATCATGTCTAGGCTAACTTGGCAGAATTTAACAGTTAAGATTTCATGCATCCAAACAGATTTTATCTCCGCAAGTGATCCTTACACTATCTTgagaaagtattattttgatgataataattattaaaacgaGCATATTGGACCTAACTTCGAAGACATTTATCggaattcgaaaaaatcaaatactgTAAATGGTACAAAGTTCGCTGCTAGTAAGATGAAGCTGCTTCATCGAGGAATTTCTCCACAAATTGACCTCAGAATCTCATTTTCTGGAACTCTACAGCTTCGCTACACGACATGGTGTCCGCAGGCTCATATCTGGAATAATTTATCAGAACTTGgaaacaactttaaaaatcaGCAATGCCGAGAATTTATAGTTACCAAATCAGTATCGATCATAAATGAAAGGGAAATTCAGATTATTCGTTAGATTGACTCGTGAactcatatttaaaaaactattttgcCGAAAGTCATTTACATATTGCcaaattatttatgatttaatcACAAAACTGTTTTTGCCATCACAAAATCAAACGATTGAGAGCCGCCTTACGTAAAAGGACAacttatataaatttaatgtgcTAAACAAGAATAAAGGTATATTTGAACGTCTAAAcctaattctatttttttgcaCGGTtgctgttaaaaatttatcgacATTTTGATTCAATTTGGTGTTAAATTTTGGCAGCAAAAATTAGTTCTTTCGAGAACTAAAATAGTGCTCctgattatttattatcggtgttgttattattatcgtTGGTATAATGCCCAAGTTTTTAAACAGCCGGTGTAAGGGATAATACCTAACAAATTCCtgctacatattaattttgaaaagatgtgGCATCACTGCTGACATGAAGCCTGTAACGTGCATACAAAGTTACATGATTTGAACCATAGCTGACCTAGAACTTTGATGAATAGCAGCTGCGGTAGTCAagattaattttcattctGTGCCAAATTATCTAATTCACCTATTAGTAATGTGGTAATTAATCAATTACCGATATATGTCTTTGAGTGCAAGACGTTCGATGAGAAGAgagaaattttcgaatttctgaGATTTTAGTAGCTTGCCGTAGgtacaagaatttttttcatttattttaggtGACAATGTGATGAAGATGAGCCGCTCAAGTTCAGATTTGAGTCAAGTCGCTTCCACGTTAAATTATAGTctataatttgaatctttatgAGTATATCAAACGAGGTAGCACGTACGTCTCCAGGATATATGGGAGAAACGTAATAGTCAATCAGCAAAGATAGAGCAATAATATGCATGTTTTCTACAGACTAAACTAACGggtcaaaattaataacagcAATGTATACGAGTTAAATAAAGATCGTAGTGTGAACGTAAGtctttgatttgtttttttgttggtatACGCAGAGGTGTacgacatacagggtgtctcaaaaaaaCAAGCGAAGCCATAACTCAGTTATTTACGTATggattttgatgaactaaaaaccaaatgaaattataatgtatttttcaaaCAGGTAAGTAACGCCAATGTTGATTTTTCTTAAGTCAACTTTCTCTACTTCAGGTGTCAACTTtagaatttcaaatggaactcgatatatttttttcccttttgttcataaaagatatttttttgaatttattgatGCCCGGCAACAAAACaacttttaactaaaaaaaaactgaaaaagtaAAGTAATATGAGTTGTGTAGCTATCTGTAtcttaaatttgaacattaCGGCTTATATATAACCATCTGTGTTATTCCGTGGTCATCTGCATTCTATTCCAATTAAGCAATGCTGTTTCCGTGGGCCATATCCAATACAAAGACAGCTCTGGAAAATCATCGACAGCATTATGACCGTAGACTAACAGCAGGATGACCTTCGGACCTTCGGACTAGTTCTGATCAACATTGAATATGTGTTCAACGCGGCCTGACACCATGTCTTGATCAACGAAATGAGcagtaaagatttttttaatcttttgtGATCGATTACATCAAAGTGCAGTGGCAGGATACGCAAGGACTGGAACAAAATAAAGGATAGAGCTAAGGTCTTCATGCAAATTTCGCCGCAGTTTTGGCTAGAGGGCTTACATCTCCCAATATCCTCTGGTTATCAGAAGACGCCAGATTGCCGTAAAGGGGAAGTTGCTGTAGGTAGAAGGAAAGCTGCAGTCGACTGAGCGGAAGCCGTAGCAGTCGGATACGGAATCCTCATTAAGTGCGGGGGCTGTTAGTGGATAAAAATCCCATACAGTGTGGAAGCCCCGAGAAGGATTTATGTTCCCCGAGGTCGAGTcccaaaaaggaaaaactatAACTGAGACTATAGAGGTTCTCGAGAAAGAAAACAGCAACAGCAACCCTCTGTCTGACACAACCATAAATCAACAACTCCGCAATGATTACAATCACGCACTCTTCAATTGCCGCTGAAGAAACGATACatggaaaattgaataaattctgTCTTTGTGTAGGTTCGAAAAATTAACAAGGGACCTTTAAATCTGCATTATTTTGCACAAGGAAAAACCTTGTCCGCAGTTGGACCTATCAAATTGCAACAATGATTACGGTAATACATTGAGAATGTTATATCACATGTACTTGATCaggataaattaattaataggcTACAATTAAACATGCGAACAACCtttatcattaattttaagcttCAAAACGCCATTAAACAACACAATCcagataaaaattgaagaacatcattaaagtaattaaaacaGCTACCAACTCACGGTACATTACCTGAAGCATAcctttcattgattttttttatgaaggaaATCATTATGAAAGCAATCTTAACTAATAATCTTGAATATTGATTAACAGTCCACTCTGCATGCCTACAACTCACTTACATAAGCTGAGTGTTTTGATACTGGCCATATGTTAATGAGGCAAACTTAGAAGATTGGCGGTCTTGTCATCGCTAATATGGTGCCTACCATCACGGTTCACCTTGACCATGGCCTTCGCATTATTTTCGACCTacgtaaagtcacaaaaccaCGACCGGTGGGTTTTTCGTACAGGTACCCAGGCGACAAAAGTACGTCGTATTTTGTATGGTTTATATGGGTTCAAAGGTAGTCGCTTTTATGGAATTGTTTTGGTAAAAGTCAAGGACACGTTTTGGTTTTAATGACACTCTAAAGCAGCAGACTTGAAATAATTGAAGTCTAATACGTCCAAATTTTTTAGCTCTTGTTATTGCACCAGCCACACATGCAGGTGCTTATGGTGGCACCAGCTACAACAAAACGCTATTAGCGActtttttctcatttgcaAAAGGTTCATTTCGTATAATGCAATATTACAAGGTTGTTTTGCGTAAACGATAGTGGAATGTATACACTCTACTTATGTTTTAAATACGAAAACGAATACAGCCAGAAAATACCTTGCATTATGAGCGTCACGATCGCGATATAGATCCAGGGTGTGGTCATTACCGGTTAATGATATGCTGATGACCTTAAACTTATGATTTGCTTTTACGTCTAAATCATCGAGATGATGGGTTTCAGGTAGAGGTACAGGATGGTGCATATAAACATGCAGAGAGACATGAGTGGATAATTAATCTCTTTATCAGGAGGTACTGTCAAATTATCCTAACTTGAGTCTCGGGCAAGACCTCATACATTGCTGTCTAAATAGAGAATGATTATGTTCACTGCCTTGGCCTGCGGTAAATAGAAGAGTACCGATACCTACCGATAGAAGAGTAATATCCGATCTCTGATGATGGTTCTTTAGATGCATTATAGGTACCCactcaaataaattattcgaatttttaaatagtaatCTTGCTCTAAGGAAGTTTCAGTGAGTTCTTGTGGTTTCcagaaatttccttttagaTGAGGTCTTATTCGAAGACtcttttgagatatttttttcctatagGACATTTGGATCCTTCAGGAATTTCAAGGAGAATCTttgatgtttttgaaaaatcacgttGCGGCTCCTGCATGAAAAACTACccttcgaaatattttttagaggATTTCTGGACACCTCATGCAAATTAATTTGCGAGAGATTAAGAGATGTTCTGAATTTGCCGACTATCTCGAAGGCAAaccatcacaaaaaaaaatgagtaaaaGACTAAGggggaatttttttgttaagaagTTATCGGTAGAAGAGTCTCTACATTAAAACATGTCTGGTCTAAATTAGTGGTTAATAATCTTAAATCTTTGATCGTTTACTTATTTTCTTTACAGAAACCACTTCCCAGTATTTCGCCAATTAAATCTGAGTTCCACATGTGTTTCCTCTAAGGTAAACTTAAACACATTCATAACTTAAATGATTATGTTGGTTTATGGTCCCGTGAGGTTACACAAGACCATTAACTAGTCAAAGGACGTTAAATgcacaaacaaaaaagatgAATAATACTTATTCGTAGGTTTCATTCATATAAATCTTCAAGTGTACGTACGTGATATGTCAAGCTTTGGGAACTGTTCAGTCCAGCGTTTACTTTGGAATTTTAAGTGTGAAACGTGTAGGTATGAAACAGAGAAATGATGCATGAATAGACATTCCTTCTCGTACCCGCTCAGCTTCAACTTTAATAAAAGACATAAGCTTTCCAGAGCAGATCACTTACATATACGGGATGTTTATTAAGTACTTGCACAAACTTTAaggagtaaattttttattaattttaaaataaaacgttcGTACGAACATGGGTCCGTACTGACTTGGTACTCAAGATATAgggcttaaaaaaaatcttgttcgactttttaattatatttttgtacaataaCGTGTTGATTGGCTGAAATTTTAGATACTGGAAGCGTCGGTGAAAAGAAACTTAAATGTTTACgtagttttttgtttaatgttagagggcgccacatacAGTGTTGTACGAGCATTTAAATAACCATAGCTCTTAGTGTAGGTCGCTGAAAGCAgccgtttttgaaaaacaagccgaaaaaatacattatctAGCTCCTTGTgctatattaaaatatcactTTACAAAGTACTCTCACCATATTAGtgaaaactagaaaaaagtaaaaattaacaaaaggcGTTCAACTTTCAAACTTCCAACGcaggtttaaatttaaaccatttttttttaagcagcTTTCAGCGCCAAATTGTAAGTAGTGGTTATTTAAATCCAGATACAAAGCTGTATGTGGCGCCCTATAAGTTACTgtcacttaaagttcttacttgattagttttaatatttggacACCGTGTACAACATGGCACATTTATTATAACTGGGATATCGAATATGATCTATTATGACACTTCATCGTtaattacgcttacataacttaaatacttcgtaactatttaaaacataaaaattacgttaaattttgtgaaattcaaattatctaaaaaacCTTAATTTTTAGGTATTCTAAACCTTATTAAGACAAACACTTCTATTGATCGGAGAATcaaaagatgcaataatatacggggggttgtattaaaaaaaaacattactttaatatttttagtactTTTACGGATCCTTGTATGAtatgaaaagaattttaaatgtgattATAATAGATGCTCATATAGTTCAAAAGTTAAACTTTTTGAAAGAGTCGCATTTCGGCCACAATATACTCCGTACTGTATCGCATTAATAACCCTTGTATATGGAGCCCTCTAACATTAAACAAATGActtactaaatatttaaattttttatcaccgATATCACGAAGTTCGTTAAATTAgcatattattgaaaaaaatataatcaaaacactaaacaaaaaaaatgtgaaggtCTGTATCTTAAGAGCCAACCCGATACGGACTCATGCtcatattaactttttatttcaaaattagtcAAAGATCCATTCTTTAAAGTTTCTACAAGTTCTCAataaataccctgtatatttggaCAATGAGGTGGCTGTTTGGCACTTTTACTTCTGGGTGTGCTAAACGTCTATTGTCTTGACCGATAAGATCTATGTAAACTGCAGattgtgaaatttttcctGTAAGAATAAATGTGCAAATATTGTAAAACCCGATAGATATAGTTGAGTGACTTTAATGGTCGATTTGCTCATTGTtaaagttttggaaaaaacaatttcttaaGTTATGCGTTTACATGCCAAAGTTTacggtaaaaaataattatattcatTAAGCAATGCTAATGAATAAGCTGCTCATCAGGAAACATGAATAAGTACATTAGCACGAATTGTTGTCTTTGTGAGTATTCCAAATCGATtagtaaaaattcaattataatGATGTTATCAAATAAGCCCAATTCGTGGTAATTATACAGTGAGGACCTACACGAAACCTTGGCATATTGTTGATGATTATTCAATGTAAACTACGTAACTACGCTTGATAAATTCGCAGTttgtgttaaatattttgaaaaaaaattatacattaaGGTAACAATTATCgtttatttaataagtaaATTCATGAAATGAGGGTCAACTATTACACACTTTAGATGGACACTGATGAATTAATCTAAAATAAGTTTAGTTTGTAGTTTGGATCTTTGCATATGCGTCATACATATACATCATATGCATCAAATCAATGTAAGGtcaacataaaatatgacCAGTGGCGTCtcgaaaaatgtatgtttttggattgaaataaaagaatcTGGCGTAACAAAGGCGGGTAAAGAATAAAGACATGAAGAACcattaatttatgaattaaatactagaaaaaaaaatctaaatcacGAAAACTGTTTATACGAAACACAGTAACGTCATTAACATATGTATGAAGAGCGGCAAACGCATGGGGCAGGGACGAGTGACCTGCAGTTAGTCCCAAGGAGGATTTGGCCTCGTCGTGGTACCTCTAGGGAAGTTGATATCTACAGAATGTTTGTAAATGGATGGCAAAAAATGAAACGGATGAATCTTGAGCtaattttaagacaaaaatgTCATATAAAGCCACGTTCTAAATTGCTCTTAACACAAACTCATGATTCACTCATTTCCTTCTTTACCACTCATTAAGACACACCCTGTGTAGAAAGAAAATTCTGTTTAATATCACATTGAAAAGCTTACCGATTTGCTTGTACCATCGTTTAATAGAAAAACCGAATTTGACCACCATGATTTTTACACCTATAAGAAGTTAgctaaatggaaaaaaagcaTCTTAAATGTATCCTCGCTTTGATTAAGGATACTTCTACTGAAGCATAAcgtgtaaattatttaagtcaCGTTTAtcctaaattaattttgctaaatcTAGTCCTAGACAATCCCATGGGCGTGTACCTTCAAATTGTTCAACACAAGTTGCAGCCATTGTCTTTTCGATTGTATAGAATTATTCTCACAACACTACACGAATTATATTCCTTAATCAATAAAGTTCAGCTTTATAATTATCGGAAGCAACCAACTGAAAAATTGGCAATCTCCGTATCGGACATTCGGTTAATTAgctattttgtaatttagattttattattgctGACTAGgctaattttgttttcgatgaaaataatGATACGCAACAGTTGAGAGAGAATTAATAATTGAGAAACATAGGAATCGTTATTTCCTAAATACAGAGCTTTTTCCGTTTCATACACTACCCCAAGGATTAAGGTAAAAACGACCTGTTGATGTGTCCGACACTTCTTTTCCACCACATTCTCTGTTCTTTTTGGATTCttcaatcaataaaatatatcgTATTTGATTGTTAATATACCACTGACGAACAGTGCcttgaacatggaaaaaatcgtGAGATTCACTGATtgcagttcaacaagattaTACCGGACACATGTTTCTTTTAGCCTTTGCGAAAGACTATAAAACTTGGAAGGCACCTTAAGATTAATCATCAATAATATCTCAACATGATTGTGCCGTTACCTTAGTCCAATACTACAAATATACTGTTGCATTAGTCTAAcggtaattttcttttatttcagtGCCCCGGGAAAATACTAAAGCGTCCGGAGTAGTAACTGGCATAAATGGAGATACTGTCCTGACATCGCCCATTAGAAAACAACGGGTAAAAAGATCCAAGAAGGAGCTCGCCGAAGAAGCGGCCAAAGTAATTCGACAAGCTGATAATGTAGGGTGCGTCGCTAGTGATAGGGGTAAGTGTTACAAAGAAAATTGCGAATGAAGCGGAGCTGAGAAATCAGCTTGGCTCCTATTGAATCCTAAAAATCCATGTTAGATAAATGAAGGAAGGTCCCAATGGTGAGCTTTGAATTTGAACCTTCATTTTCAACGTCTTCTATTCAAGTTTCTAAATCAAAATctagattttttcctaaacATAAATCCTATTTCATAAGATCCTGCTACCTTTTCGTAACAAACCTAACTAACcaaacattttctttatatttcaGGTGCTATTCCAGACAAATTCTTTACTCTCCCTTCAAGAAAGAAAAGCAAAGAAGCTGCCACCGACTACCCTTCCACGTCCCTAGATCGACGTGCACTGAAACGACGCGGATCAAACGAACTGCAACCCCCAAAGAAGCCGCCGCGTACCTTTGCTACAACACCAAATCAGAACGCTACCTCGAAATCctctatttttgatattttccatAAACCAAGTACTAAGCCTAAAAAATCTAACCTTCGACGAAGCATCAGCGACGCCTCTTCTTTGAGGTCGAAGGCCTTTGGTCCTGTTGACTCTAATTCCAGAGTTCAATACCGACCAGAGAGTGATGGTGAGGAGTGTACCAGGAAAGTTACTAGCAGCAAGAAACAGTTGTCACCGATTATTGAAGTGACCCAGAGAGAAGATTATTTTGCCCCAAATAAGGAATCTCCCCAGCAAATAATACAGGTAATATCTGTTGAGTACGTGTATGAAGATTTATATTTCTAATAtcatttggaaaattatttcagCCCTCAACTCCAATAGGACAGGACCAACAAGAAAGTGTCACAGAACAGCTGAAGAATTACATCGATGAAGTCGATGAAGAACTCTACAGAGAAACTGGAATTAGAATCACCTCTTCTGCATCTAAAAAGGGGCCTCAGCCCATAATTATTGACGTAGATAAAGCACAGAACGTGTCGAGTCAAAAGAAACATAAactgaaatttggttttgggAAGAAACTGAAATCTTTAACACATAAGAAGTTGAAGAGCAGTGAGACTAAAGAGAATCGGAAAAATGATATTACCAACAATTTGCCGGAAGCTCTCGTTGATAGCGAGAAGAGCGACTCAGAAGTGATAGTCAAAGAGTTGCAACCGAAAGAAACCAAATTTGTGTCTCCGGCCATTCAGTGTGTTATTGAGGAGATTCAAATCAATAAATCTCCAGAAATGATCCATAGCAGTCAGAAACCAGCTGAGAAGCTTCCCCTTACTAAAGGTAAGTAATTATCCTTTCTAAACTATCTGTTTAATACTTTTCCACCTACAACTGAGGTTGCCATTGTCAATACCAGTTAAGATTTACTCGTCTTggaataaataacttttaattttcaggtaAAACGGTCAACAACATAGTCAAACGACTGAGCAGTGATTCTTGTTCTTCACCACCTCCCACCAGAACAAACGTATTAATAATGCCCAACATATCAGTGCAGCATAACAATAATCAACCATTTTCGTATACGAGAGGTATCAGCCCCGATAAACACAGATCCAACGAAGACTTGCCCAGGGATTTCACCAAACCTGTCATATATGCGCAGGTGGTCTGCGGAGCCAAAGGTAGAAATAGTTCACAATAATCAATTATTGAGGacattaaactatttttttgttttagataaCGAAAAACAAACAGTTCACAAAGCATATAACGGAAGAAGACAACCTCACTCCGACTCCGACGAAGGACTCGGCGGAGAAGACAGCTCAGGGTTCAACACCAGAAAATATGACTCAGAGAAGCAGTTTACTCAGTTTGGAGATGAACAGTTCGAGAGTTACCAAAGCGAAACTGAAAAACTTATTGACGAGATAGATAAATACAAAGCCGAAAGCCCTATCATGCCCAAATATCGAAGCCCCGCTCAGTTAAATGGATTTTCGTCCAGTTACAATGGAATAATGGAGAGGGGGCGCGGAGATGGCATGGATGCGAAACGTCGGGAAAGTTTAACAGAGCCCGATAATATTAATGGAGATAATGGGCTGGGACGCAGTGATTTATCTGCCAGAAGAGACCTTTTAGAGTCGAGAATCAATCGCAGAATCACCGACAAAAACTCACCCTCCCCCGAGTATTGCCCTCCAAGTAGACCTCCAAGAAAAAATGTGCTTGTTACGGAGAAATCTTCTAGGTATTACAGGGGCGGCTCTACCAGCCCTGTAGGGTACAAGGAGAAGTATGTCTCAGAGACCAAGAAGGATGTCTTTGGTGAAAGGTGATATTTCAGGCATAACAACTCATTTTCGTTGCCTCATCTGAAGTTTTTTTCCAGTCACTTTGAAACACGGACAAAAAAGTTCTTCGGCGATCCACGAGACTCCCCCAGTGGCTTCAAATACGAACTGTCCGATAACGAACCAAAAAGCTTTGATTATCAGCCCAGCGACTACCGGTCCTCACCAGAGAACCAGCGCTTTGATTCTAGTCACAGTCGCTGTCGCTATGTCCAGGAAAAGCCGAACCTAATCAAGGACAAAAGCATTTATAGATCCACGCCAGAGATCCATCAAAGAGCCCAACCATTCGGCAGTTCCTTCCATGGGTCTTTGCCCAGGGAAGATCGATTTGAAAGTGGCAATGCCCAGAGGTTTAGATCCGAGAGGTTTTTGAATAGAGAGGAGAGTGATAGGAGAACGGATCGATTGGTGGACTCAGGGATTGAGAATGACTTTAGGAGGGATAGCACTGAGAATTATAAGGTTCATGCCAGAACTCCAAGACATCGCGATCTTTATAATGAGAGTGAGGACGAAGGTAACGTTTTgtagatttaaaaatgtttacatcTCATGGTTGATTCTTTGCTACAGGATTCGCCAGTTCATTATTAATCGCCAACGAAAAGAATCACACTTCCGAAAATATCTTCCGAAAGTCCAGAAGGGACTACGATTCAGATATCAATTCGAGAGACGAATTTTATCGAAACAATAGAAGCAAATATGTACCTCGAGAAAGGAGTATCGACGATGGATCGCATTTCGATCCCAGGTTGGACAAGGATATCGACAGAACCGTTATAAAGGTTTCCGAAAAGAAACCACCCAAACCGGAAAAGAAAAGCGGATTAGAGAAGGTTCATTTATAGCGATAGAAGAGGAAGTTTtagattaaattaatattcatgTTGCAGATGAAAGCTTTGTTCACAAGAGATAAGAAGAAAGACAAAAGTGGTACCACCCAGAAAACAAAAGCAAATAGTTTACGTAATGGCCAAGTAAGTATAAAAATCGATTGAAATGTCATGAACGTAGAGATTATTCCAGTTTGggcaaattacaaaaatatgttaaatgatcaatatccaTGAAAATACTCAATCAGACTTCGAAACTGCagcaacattttattttacaatgcGAGATTGCTCAAAATAATTCACTGACTAAATTCTACCTTAAGAAATCATTATCTATTAGAGGTACAATTAGGTGAAACAGGAACTCAAACTCAATCTATCTTGACATCGAATATTGAAACCGGCGATTTATTTTACCGTAAAGTAAAAATCACCTTAAATTTACTTCAAACTATAAATTTACAGGAGTTATATCAATGTATCTTTTACCTTTTACTTTTGTGCTATCCAGATTTCCTTGAGTTACACTCAAGTCCAAGAAATCTTGCCTTTATTCTCGAgagcattatttaaattataatggtATTTTTCAGTTACCTTcaaggtatttaaaaactagcCATACACTTCTAATGATTTTGATAGACGTCTGCATGTGAACTGTAAGTTTCACACCTTTAATTTCCTAACGATATCGGTCTCTAGCCTCAAACTCTGGCTTCCTTGAACGCATTTACTCTAGCAAGTATAGtacaaaaattggaaaaaaaaaacagaaaaccGACAGGTATTAAAACCGTAgcattaaatgaaaacaatggtaacacaaattcaaaaaagcaaTAACTCTTTAAAATATGACCAATTCTTTTTCTCATTTGACGAGCCAAACTCTTTCCCTTGTATTGGGTGcattttaacataattttaacaGTGGTGCATCTTTACACCCACCCTTAATTCTGTAAGCATTACGATTAGATGCTGCCCCCTTTAACtcattttatcgaaaaatgaattttccccCCTTTACGTCCAGCATTCTTCGTAAGCAAATCTGTAGAGTTTGTACTCTTTATATGACCCACACTTTTTCCAGCTCTAAAGTTATGAACTTACTACAGAATCAAATTTCTAGAGATTGCTCAGTGCAACAATAAAAGACATCTAAATATAAAAACCCGTGTTCGCAAATGTTTCTCTAAGGCGTTACAGACTTGTGATGCTTTAAAAGTGTTAcgtacaaaaatgtattttatcaagttattt
Encoded proteins:
- the blo gene encoding microtubule-associated protein futsch isoform X2 produces the protein MPSAEVTRSDSNRSDASQRPRVSFNRDVHVKRIVPRENTKASGVVTGINGDTVLTSPIRKQRVKRSKKELAEEAAKVIRQADNVGCVASDRGAIPDKFFTLPSRKKSKEAATDYPSTSLDRRALKRRGSNELQPPKKPPRTFATTPNQNATSKSSIFDIFHKPSTKPKKSNLRRSISDASSLRSKAFGPVDSNSRVQYRPESDGEECTRKVTSSKKQLSPIIEVTQREDYFAPNKESPQQIIQPSTPIGQDQQESVTEQLKNYIDEVDEELYRETGIRITSSASKKGPQPIIIDVDKAQNVSSQKKHKLKFGFGKKLKSLTHKKLKSSETKENRKNDITNNLPEALVDSEKSDSEVIVKELQPKETKFVSPAIQCVIEEIQINKSPEMIHSSQKPAEKLPLTKGKTVNNIVKRLSSDSCSSPPPTRTNVLIMPNISVQHNNNQPFSYTRGISPDKHRSNEDLPRDFTKPVIYAQVVCGAKDNEKQTVHKAYNGRRQPHSDSDEGLGGEDSSGFNTRKYDSEKQFTQFGDEQFESYQSETEKLIDEIDKYKAESPIMPKYRSPAQLNGFSSSYNGIMERGRGDGMDAKRRESLTEPDNINGDNGLGRSDLSARRDLLESRINRRITDKNSPSPEYCPPSRPPRKNVLVTEKSSRYYRGGSTSPVGYKEKYVSETKKDVFGESHFETRTKKFFGDPRDSPSGFKYELSDNEPKSFDYQPSDYRSSPENQRFDSSHSRCRYVQEKPNLIKDKSIYRSTPEIHQRAQPFGSSFHGSLPREDRFESGNAQRFRSERFLNREESDRRTDRLVDSGIENDFRRDSTENYKVHARTPRHRDLYNESEDEGFASSLLIANEKNHTSENIFRKSRRDYDSDINSRDEFYRNNRSKYVPRERSIDDGSHFDPRLDKDIDRTVIKVSEKKPPKPEKKSGLEKMKALFTRDKKKDKSGTTQKTKANSLRNGQASTDYKNRRRLSTPSPVRDVPKRSESTHGSWFKSLDRLTKKRSEKRHKDGNITSTEDEITVGTRSKLSSSASNLRFFGDTDQESNGDSVRGITGPKKRSGLRSQSTRDLHNIAEEKRKVTSVLGRKAEYKSLNNISETHRSDLKGSRTSLKPPISPNSRYNHEAKHRDDRRRRNKRPDLSSVESSTEGDSSQQSQRSIVYLHAATVGDIPGPEYLRTSSRAISREDLTSNGSSLIQPQVKTLSRSFSVLAPWKPRNQRDALDIDYTQYNKGSKNGKYEQRTPRNTSSRNESSTLKRKAQESRRNNYQQSLNRKSRSKENLARQSKEEVSRGSTSTLFKKKDKLPRENSRYLNQKEERRMPTKSHSVESIARKSRNEGRDVSRSISMPRDTEKTAGWFKKSKK
- the blo gene encoding microtubule-associated protein futsch isoform X1, whose protein sequence is MPSAEVTRSDSNRSDASQRPRVSFNRDVHVKRIGKCFQYGIKVNVPRENTKASGVVTGINGDTVLTSPIRKQRVKRSKKELAEEAAKVIRQADNVGCVASDRGAIPDKFFTLPSRKKSKEAATDYPSTSLDRRALKRRGSNELQPPKKPPRTFATTPNQNATSKSSIFDIFHKPSTKPKKSNLRRSISDASSLRSKAFGPVDSNSRVQYRPESDGEECTRKVTSSKKQLSPIIEVTQREDYFAPNKESPQQIIQPSTPIGQDQQESVTEQLKNYIDEVDEELYRETGIRITSSASKKGPQPIIIDVDKAQNVSSQKKHKLKFGFGKKLKSLTHKKLKSSETKENRKNDITNNLPEALVDSEKSDSEVIVKELQPKETKFVSPAIQCVIEEIQINKSPEMIHSSQKPAEKLPLTKGKTVNNIVKRLSSDSCSSPPPTRTNVLIMPNISVQHNNNQPFSYTRGISPDKHRSNEDLPRDFTKPVIYAQVVCGAKDNEKQTVHKAYNGRRQPHSDSDEGLGGEDSSGFNTRKYDSEKQFTQFGDEQFESYQSETEKLIDEIDKYKAESPIMPKYRSPAQLNGFSSSYNGIMERGRGDGMDAKRRESLTEPDNINGDNGLGRSDLSARRDLLESRINRRITDKNSPSPEYCPPSRPPRKNVLVTEKSSRYYRGGSTSPVGYKEKYVSETKKDVFGESHFETRTKKFFGDPRDSPSGFKYELSDNEPKSFDYQPSDYRSSPENQRFDSSHSRCRYVQEKPNLIKDKSIYRSTPEIHQRAQPFGSSFHGSLPREDRFESGNAQRFRSERFLNREESDRRTDRLVDSGIENDFRRDSTENYKVHARTPRHRDLYNESEDEGFASSLLIANEKNHTSENIFRKSRRDYDSDINSRDEFYRNNRSKYVPRERSIDDGSHFDPRLDKDIDRTVIKVSEKKPPKPEKKSGLEKMKALFTRDKKKDKSGTTQKTKANSLRNGQASTDYKNRRRLSTPSPVRDVPKRSESTHGSWFKSLDRLTKKRSEKRHKDGNITSTEDEITVGTRSKLSSSASNLRFFGDTDQESNGDSVRGITGPKKRSGLRSQSTRDLHNIAEEKRKVTSVLGRKAEYKSLNNISETHRSDLKGSRTSLKPPISPNSRYNHEAKHRDDRRRRNKRPDLSSVESSTEGDSSQQSQRSIVYLHAATVGDIPGPEYLRTSSRAISREDLTSNGSSLIQPQVKTLSRSFSVLAPWKPRNQRDALDIDYTQYNKGSKNGKYEQRTPRNTSSRNESSTLKRKAQESRRNNYQQSLNRKSRSKENLARQSKEEVSRGSTSTLFKKKDKLPRENSRYLNQKEERRMPTKSHSVESIARKSRNEGRDVSRSISMPRDTEKTAGWFKKSKK